CAATAGCAGAAGCACTAGTTGAATTCAATTCAAAAGCATCTATAGCAATATCAGCTCTCCAGGTACTTCCTGTAAAACGATTAAACCTTAATTTGATTCCTTTACCAATATAACTACCTAAATCTACAGAAGCAGACAACCATGAGTTTCCTTTATTTCCAGATTGATTCCAAATAGAAGTCCAAGTTGCTCCATCATCTTCACTTATTTCTAAATCGATTGTTCCCATATCTGTTGCTCCATACATATGGTATTGGAAAGAAACAGACGCAGCAGACAATCCAGACAAATCAAAACAAGGTGAATTTATAATTGCTCTTTTATTTGGGTATCCTGTATTTCTTCCAGATGCTTCTACATATATATAATGAGAACCATTTGTAGCTGCACTTGGACCAGTATTATTTGAAGGTGTTCCTCCTGTTCTTCTAGACCAATCTAAATCATCTCCTCCAGCTTGAGTCCATTGGCCAAATGAGCTATCAAAAGATTCGGTATATGGATAACTCCCTATTCCTCCTGTACAACCCGCTACTACGGCATTTACATTGACCGTTCTCGTCACAGCTGTTGCAGCATTTCCAGCAGCGTCAGATACATTATATGTTAGTATATAAGTTCCTTGTGTATTTGTATCTACTGATCCTGAAACTACAATATTACTACTAATGTCTCCATCAACATTATCGCTTGCTGTTGCTCCTGCATCCGTATAAGTATCTCCGACCGAAATACTCACAACACTATCACCCAATAATGAAATTACTGGAGCCACTGTATCTGCCCCTGCATCTGCAATAGTTACTGTATAATCTTCCACTTCTCCATATGTAAATTCTCCACATGGACTTGGTATTGCATTATATCTTAAAATGACTCTCATTCTTGTATCTCCAGTAACTGCTGACGCTGGAACTGTGAAACTACCTGAAACCGGAGTATCTGTTGAAGCGGCTTTGCTCCAAACTAATTCACCGGCATCTGTAAACACCCCATTCTTATTATAATCTATCCATACTCCATAACCTTCGCTATAAACAGTACCCGTCCAAGTTGGTGTGATTGTTATGGTTTCTGAAGCTCCTTTTGTTATCGTTGTAGAGATATTGGTGAAATCTGAGTAAAATTGTCCGGTAGATGTATTATCTATAGTATTTAACTTAACATTCGATATATATTCATCATTTACATTTGTACTATTAGCTGTACAGTATACCAGTTGTACATTTGTTGTAGTAAAGTTAACTGCAGTACTAAAATTAGAAGAAGTTCCATCAGTACAAACACTTTTTACTCTTACTTCATAATTCGTACTTGCATCAAGCCCAGATAATGTTGTACTTGTCCCAGATGTATTACTCGAAGTCCAAGATGCATCAGATACTTTTTTATACTCTACAGTGTATGTTGCTCCTGAAACTGTATTCCAAGAAACTATAGCTCCCGAAGCTGTAACACTTCCCACACCAACACCTGTTGGCACTGTTGCTGTACATGGTTGGGGACTTGATATGGTAAAATTAGTATTAGAAATATCAAAGAAAATATGATTTGTTCCTTTCACCATAATTCTATTTTGGTTACCAACAGAATTTGGCACTGTTATATCGTGCGAACCATCATTAGGAACTCCACTTGCCAATACTACTGGATAAGTGTCTCCACCATCTGTTGACATTAAAATATCAACATTAGCCGCATTTACTCCATTTGCTGTTGTTCCTGCAACATCCCATGTTACTGTTTCTGTTGCTCCTGCACTTAAAGTTACATTTGTATTAGGAGAATTCACTACAAATGGTCCAGCAGTTCCATTCACAGTTACAACCATATCATCACTGTTATTTGTTCCTCCTCCTGCTCTATTATCTCTTACAGTTAATCTAAAGTTTAAACTTCTTGCCACATTTGGCACTGCTTCCCATTGCCAAGAAGTACTTCCTGTTTTGATAGTCTCCAACCTTGGAAAATATCTTGATGCATTTGTTGTTGGTGAATACGACCTAAAAGCTACTCCAGCAGTTGCCGTAACACTCGGGTATGTAGTAGCCGCATTGTTTTCATCCATTTGCTCCCAACAATAAGAAAGCACATCTGATGCATCTGCATCATTTGCTGTTCCTGTTAAAACAAAAGCTGTTCCTTTTGGAATTGTATAATCACTTCCTGCATTTACAGTTGGTACATTATTTCCTGTTGATGTATTTGTTTGACAAGAAGTTGTTTTAATATAATTCGTGATCTGTTGAATTGTAATCGCATGAAAATAAGGATCACTATTTGATTGCACATCTGTAGCTCCGGTGATACCCGCGTACCCCATTATTGTTGTACCACTTCCTGGCTCCATATGCACATTTGTTCCTTCATTTCTAATAGTAAACGTATGATTTCCTCCAAATTGATGTCCAATTTCGTGTGCTACATAATCCACATCAAACGGGTCACCTTCTGGAGTTGTACGAGAAGTAAAAGCACTTCCTTTACTTCCATTTACACAAACACATCCGATACAACCAGCATTTCCATTATTTGATGCTTTCGCAAATAGATGTCCTATATCATAATTTGCTTCACCAATAACACTTGTTAATGTTGATTGTACTTGAGAGTTAAAACTTCCATTAGAATATGGATCTGTTGATGCGTTGGTATAAATTACATCTTCATTATTTGCAATGATGATCATCGTTAAGTTAAAATCCATTTCATAGATTCCATTAACCCTTGTCATGGTAGTATTCATTGCTGCCAATGCTTGCGCTTTTGTTCCACCATGGTGCGCCGTATACTCTCCTGTTGCAGAAATTGCAATTCGATAAGTTCTTAGAATACCATCATCTGCATTTTTAAAGGAAGATGAACTACCAGTACTTTTACTCCTATTATTCGGATCAACATCACATTTAAAGCCATCTACCTCACGAGGTTTATCTGACCTCTTATAAATAGTATACTTTTTTAGGTCATCTGAATAAGGTTCGATAAACACTGTAGGTTTATCAATTCCTAAACGCATACTTTGTAAACCTTTAGCGTTTGAAAGGCTAAAACGAATTCTATCTGAAGGATCGTCTACCCCTACTCCCATATATGATTTAATATCTGGGTATTTTTTTGATAAACTCGGATGTAAAACTGAAGCTTCAGTGATTCGATACTTTTCCATTATTCCTTCCGCATTTGGAAAGGAAATAATTACGTTGGATCGTTTTCCAACATTTCTTTCTGGCGCATTGGTTAAAGCTTGTTTGAATGCCTTTAAATCCAACTGATAGATTTTTTTATCTGGCAGTCTCTTTTGTAAAGCAGCATTGCTTGCTTTAACCTTTACATTTTCTTGTTTTTTCCACAATTCGCTGTTTTGAGAAAATAAAACAGACGTAGCCAAGGACATGGCTAAGAATAGCTTGTTTTTCATTGAGGGACATTTTTGATTAGTTATGGTAAATATATAAAAACCCCTCAATAAAAAAAATAAAACACTAAAAAACAATCACTTAACTACATCATCTTTCCAAAGAAAATAGCGTTCGCCAACAACTTATTAGTACCATACCAAAAAGCTCTAAAGTTCGTATTATCGGTAAAAACAAGGACTCTTCCTCTTCCTAATCTTTGCGAAACAAATGGAACAGTATTTTTTAGTTCTTCTAAATTCTCTTTTGAAATATATCCACTTAATAATGGAGTATTTGTGTATTGAATAGGGTTATTATAACTCTTTTTATTCGCTTTAATAAACTGACGTGTATTTCTAAAAAGTGCAATCTTATCATTCTTGTATCCAAAATTGATTGGATGAGAACGATCTATATTGGCTTCAAAAATTGCTCCTCCGATTACTTGTGCTCCAGATTGTAAAGACCTATCCTCAAAAGAAACATTTTCAACAGTATCAATCTTGGTCTTGTTAAACTTCACGTTTACAAACCCTTTATTAGATAACCAATTTACAGCATTTCTATAACCAATTAATACTCCTCCATTACTTACCCATGTCTTTAATTTTTCTTCTAAATTTTTATCTAATGAGTAACTATTCGGAACAATTATCGTTGTATATCTGCTTAAGTCAACACGAGTTGCATAAGAAACATCTAGTTTAGTTAATTTGATATCAAAACGCTGATCTAATAAATGCCATATTTCACCTGCATCATAACTTGTTATTCCACTTCCTACTAACATTGCTACTTTAGGTTGTTTTACTGATCTAAAGTTTCTACTACCAAGGTCAATACCCTCATTCAATCCAGTATTAACTCCTTTAATTTCTATGGAGTTTTCTTTAGCTATAGTTTCTAAAAAACCAAAAAGTTCTTCTGCTTTCAAAGTTTGATTTTGAGCAGGTATAAAAATTGTTCCATAATCATAAGAGTCACCATTGTTCTTAAACTCTTTCATTGCAACCTTTGCTCTTAAGCCTTTTTCTAAAATTGTATTTAATGCTTTAGGAGTATTATATTCATTCCAAGAAAACAAATATCCTACAGAGCTTTTATTCGTTATACTTCCCTCATTAGCTTTTATTTCAACAACCTCTCTTCCCGCTTTGTTTAAAGAAATATTATCAGCATAATCAACTCCAAAAGCATGATTAAAGGTCCAAGCTGAAACATCATAAAACAAACTGTCTTTAAATTTTGTTCTAACATCAAACATCGCTTTCACCAAACGATGATTCTTCTGATTCATCGGTACTACATAACTATATCCTTTTTTGAATCTTTTTCCATTGGCAGTAAAATCATTTGATAATTCATGAATTTTTATTTTGTGACGCTTAAGTACTTTAGCCAATTCATTTGTTTTTGCTGCATCTTTTTCATCACCAAAAACAATAGCTTTCTCCATTCCTGAATTTCTAGAGTTTTTATGAAAATTTTGTTGATACTTTAGTATCTTAACTCTCATGTTTTTTGCTGCTTCTAAAGTAGATAAGGTAGCTGTAAACTGATTTCTAATTGTAAATGGAAACGTTAAAATACCATTCTCACTTTCTTGCGCATGTCCTCGAGAGCTTCCTTGTTCAAATAAAATTCCTATACTTCCATTAATATCGGGAAAGGTTGATCCTTTACCATAATAGAAATCATCAAAACTTTCTTCTGAATAATAGGTTGAGCCTATTTTATCAAATGCTTTAGCATGGTATCCTGCTATTTCTTTTGTTAAATCCTGATTCATTTGTGGTGTTAAAGGATTGGTTCTACTAGGTATCCCTGGTTGAAAAAAGAACGTAGAGTTTGTTCCCATTTCATGATGGTCAGTTAATATGTTCGGTAACCATTTATGAAAAGTCTTTATTCTTGCTTTACTTTCAGGTAATTGTACTGGTAACCAATCTCGATTCATATCAAACCAATAATGATTTGTTCTTCCTCCTGGCCAAATTTCATGATACTCTCTATCATTTGGATCTGGATTTATATTACTCGCTTTATTCGTATTTGCCCAGTACGCAAAACGTTGTAAACCATCAGGATTCATAGCAGGATCAAACAAAACAACAGTATTATTTAAAAGCTCTGATATTTTAGTTCCTTCTGCAGCAGCTAAATAATAGGCTGCTGCGAGCGCAGCATTAGCTCCACTTGCTTCATTACCATGAATTGAAAATCCTTGATACACCACAATAGGTAAATTAGATACATCTACCGTAGCATCCTCAGTTGCATTGATATGACTTTCTCTAATACTATTCAATTTTTGATGATTCTCAGAAGAAGTAATTGTTAATAATAACAAAGGTCTTCCCTCAAAAGTTTCTCCTCTATTTTCAATAGTGACTCTATCTGATGCTTTCGCCAAAGCTTTCATATAGGTTACTAATTTATCATGTGTTACATGCCACTCTCCTACTTCATGTCCTATGATAGACTTTGGAGTTGGAATAGTTTTATTGTAAGTTACATCGTTTGGTAGATAATATGATAAGTCAATTTTTTGTTGAGATAAGATTGATAAACTCACAAAAAATAATAGAAAGCTTAGCTTTTTCATGTAAAAGATTGATTTGTATAGACTAACAAATATATTGAACCTTTTTTCTATTTTTGAGACTATAACATAATATTAACGTATGTATATCAAAAGAACCTTTCCGCTTAGAGGAATGTTACGTTGGACAAGAAGAAATATTTATCTTTTCATTATTCTTGCAACCATTCCTGTTTTTTTATTTGACATTGTAGGTCTAAAATGGTTACATGTTCCATGGCTTCCATTAGGTGTTCTAGGTACTGCTATTTCTTTTTTAGTCAGTTTTAAGAATAACGCTTCTTACGACCGACTCTGGGAAGCTCGTAAAATCTGGGGAGGCATTGTAAATTCATCCAGATCATGGACCATCATGGTAAAGGATTATATTAATAATGATCATGCTAAAGACAAACTATCAAATGATGGCTTATTTGATATTCATCGCGAATTAGTTCATAGACATGTGGCTTGGCTCACTGCATTACGATACCAATTACGAAAAGATAAACCTTGGGAAATGCATTTAATTAAAGATAAATCAAATGCAGAGTTTAGAAAAGAAAACTTCTTTGTTTATGAAGATGAAATACCTATTGAAAATGTTATTAAAGATTATATTTCTACTGAAGAATACGAAGAGCTCTTTGCCAAGGGAAATCAAGCTTCTCAAATTTTAGGAATTCAATCTCGTCGTTTACGAGAATTAAAACAACAAGGTTTTATAGATGACTTTAGGCATGTAGAAATGGAAAATATGCTGGTAGAGTTCTACACCCTACAAGGAAAAAGTGAACGTATTAAAAACTTTCCTTACCCTCGTCAATATGCCACCATGAATTATCTTTTCGTTTGGTTATTTATTATTTTATTACCCTTCGGAATTATGGAAGGTTTTGAAAGTATAGGAAAACATATTATTGAAGATCTAACAACACATCAATCAAGGACTTCTTGGGGACACCAAATTCAAGAATTTCTTGCTGAACGTTTTGTTTGGCTTTCTATACCTTTTAGTGTGATTATCTCTTGGGTTTTCAATACAATGGAAAGTATTGGAGAAAATTCTGAAAATCCATTTGAAGGAGGACCAAATGATGTTCCCATTACAAATATGAGTAGAGGAATAGAAATAGATATCCGTCAATTGATTGATGATACAGATATTCCTGCTCCATATGAATGGAAAAACGATATTGTGTTATAATCGCTTTATTTATTATCTTTTATTC
The sequence above is a segment of the Tenacibaculum sp. 190130A14a genome. Coding sequences within it:
- a CDS encoding reprolysin-like metallopeptidase, translated to MKNKLFLAMSLATSVLFSQNSELWKKQENVKVKASNAALQKRLPDKKIYQLDLKAFKQALTNAPERNVGKRSNVIISFPNAEGIMEKYRITEASVLHPSLSKKYPDIKSYMGVGVDDPSDRIRFSLSNAKGLQSMRLGIDKPTVFIEPYSDDLKKYTIYKRSDKPREVDGFKCDVDPNNRSKSTGSSSSFKNADDGILRTYRIAISATGEYTAHHGGTKAQALAAMNTTMTRVNGIYEMDFNLTMIIIANNEDVIYTNASTDPYSNGSFNSQVQSTLTSVIGEANYDIGHLFAKASNNGNAGCIGCVCVNGSKGSAFTSRTTPEGDPFDVDYVAHEIGHQFGGNHTFTIRNEGTNVHMEPGSGTTIMGYAGITGATDVQSNSDPYFHAITIQQITNYIKTTSCQTNTSTGNNVPTVNAGSDYTIPKGTAFVLTGTANDADASDVLSYCWEQMDENNAATTYPSVTATAGVAFRSYSPTTNASRYFPRLETIKTGSTSWQWEAVPNVARSLNFRLTVRDNRAGGGTNNSDDMVVTVNGTAGPFVVNSPNTNVTLSAGATETVTWDVAGTTANGVNAANVDILMSTDGGDTYPVVLASGVPNDGSHDITVPNSVGNQNRIMVKGTNHIFFDISNTNFTISSPQPCTATVPTGVGVGSVTASGAIVSWNTVSGATYTVEYKKVSDASWTSSNTSGTSTTLSGLDASTNYEVRVKSVCTDGTSSNFSTAVNFTTTNVQLVYCTANSTNVNDEYISNVKLNTIDNTSTGQFYSDFTNISTTITKGASETITITPTWTGTVYSEGYGVWIDYNKNGVFTDAGELVWSKAASTDTPVSGSFTVPASAVTGDTRMRVILRYNAIPSPCGEFTYGEVEDYTVTIADAGADTVAPVISLLGDSVVSISVGDTYTDAGATASDNVDGDISSNIVVSGSVDTNTQGTYILTYNVSDAAGNAATAVTRTVNVNAVVAGCTGGIGSYPYTESFDSSFGQWTQAGGDDLDWSRRTGGTPSNNTGPSAATNGSHYIYVEASGRNTGYPNKRAIINSPCFDLSGLSAASVSFQYHMYGATDMGTIDLEISEDDGATWTSIWNQSGNKGNSWLSASVDLGSYIGKGIKLRFNRFTGSTWRADIAIDAFELNSTSASAIGRAETIPSVELGIYPNPVVYNKIKLIKPVGMKSADYTIYNILGQEVKKGTATDYIDVSKLKTAMYTIIFKEEDDLRSIKFVKK
- a CDS encoding M14 family metallopeptidase, which translates into the protein MKKLSFLLFFVSLSILSQQKIDLSYYLPNDVTYNKTIPTPKSIIGHEVGEWHVTHDKLVTYMKALAKASDRVTIENRGETFEGRPLLLLTITSSENHQKLNSIRESHINATEDATVDVSNLPIVVYQGFSIHGNEASGANAALAAAYYLAAAEGTKISELLNNTVVLFDPAMNPDGLQRFAYWANTNKASNINPDPNDREYHEIWPGGRTNHYWFDMNRDWLPVQLPESKARIKTFHKWLPNILTDHHEMGTNSTFFFQPGIPSRTNPLTPQMNQDLTKEIAGYHAKAFDKIGSTYYSEESFDDFYYGKGSTFPDINGSIGILFEQGSSRGHAQESENGILTFPFTIRNQFTATLSTLEAAKNMRVKILKYQQNFHKNSRNSGMEKAIVFGDEKDAAKTNELAKVLKRHKIKIHELSNDFTANGKRFKKGYSYVVPMNQKNHRLVKAMFDVRTKFKDSLFYDVSAWTFNHAFGVDYADNISLNKAGREVVEIKANEGSITNKSSVGYLFSWNEYNTPKALNTILEKGLRAKVAMKEFKNNGDSYDYGTIFIPAQNQTLKAEELFGFLETIAKENSIEIKGVNTGLNEGIDLGSRNFRSVKQPKVAMLVGSGITSYDAGEIWHLLDQRFDIKLTKLDVSYATRVDLSRYTTIIVPNSYSLDKNLEEKLKTWVSNGGVLIGYRNAVNWLSNKGFVNVKFNKTKIDTVENVSFEDRSLQSGAQVIGGAIFEANIDRSHPINFGYKNDKIALFRNTRQFIKANKKSYNNPIQYTNTPLLSGYISKENLEELKNTVPFVSQRLGRGRVLVFTDNTNFRAFWYGTNKLLANAIFFGKMM
- a CDS encoding bestrophin family protein, which codes for MYIKRTFPLRGMLRWTRRNIYLFIILATIPVFLFDIVGLKWLHVPWLPLGVLGTAISFLVSFKNNASYDRLWEARKIWGGIVNSSRSWTIMVKDYINNDHAKDKLSNDGLFDIHRELVHRHVAWLTALRYQLRKDKPWEMHLIKDKSNAEFRKENFFVYEDEIPIENVIKDYISTEEYEELFAKGNQASQILGIQSRRLRELKQQGFIDDFRHVEMENMLVEFYTLQGKSERIKNFPYPRQYATMNYLFVWLFIILLPFGIMEGFESIGKHIIEDLTTHQSRTSWGHQIQEFLAERFVWLSIPFSVIISWVFNTMESIGENSENPFEGGPNDVPITNMSRGIEIDIRQLIDDTDIPAPYEWKNDIVL